One window from the genome of Thermus caldifontis encodes:
- a CDS encoding sensor histidine kinase, with protein sequence MSLRARLALFLTISIGLALLFQGALSYVAFKRLLEADLDRSLLFYVAALSEGRRPPRGEFAFRLVQGEEAHQSPNFPDWPRFTPGAYWQEGWRVLVLEVPGGTLTVARYDPGAAGALARFRLALLGSGALLTLLAVLLASRLAQAALRPLSRLTEVAKQVADSGDLSHRVAPGGGGELKSLAQAFNHMLERLEAFLERERRFTRDAAHELRTPVAAALAQLEAAEAGYLPREEVQEAVKEELLRMKRLVEALLVLAREGRVERIPLDLAQLARQEAEAFGVPYRGPESLPFQGNPLLLAQALRNLLQNAFLHGEGKGVEVVLRLEGEGVVLEVQDQGPGMPEAALKEAGRPFFRASPSPGEGLGLSVAKKVAEAHGGRLELLPHHPTGLRAGLRLPLNPGLTPQP encoded by the coding sequence ATGAGCCTTAGGGCCCGCTTAGCCCTTTTCCTGACCATTTCCATTGGGCTTGCCCTCCTCTTCCAGGGGGCTTTGAGCTACGTGGCCTTCAAGCGCCTCCTCGAGGCCGACCTGGACCGCTCCCTCCTCTTCTATGTGGCGGCCCTTTCCGAAGGGCGTAGACCTCCTCGAGGGGAGTTTGCCTTCCGCCTGGTGCAGGGGGAGGAGGCACACCAAAGTCCCAACTTTCCAGACTGGCCGCGGTTTACCCCAGGGGCCTATTGGCAGGAAGGGTGGCGGGTCTTGGTGCTGGAGGTGCCGGGGGGTACCCTCACCGTGGCCCGGTACGACCCCGGGGCGGCGGGGGCCTTGGCCCGCTTCCGCCTGGCCCTTCTGGGAAGCGGGGCCTTGCTTACCCTGTTGGCGGTGCTTCTGGCCTCGAGGCTGGCCCAAGCCGCCCTACGGCCCCTTTCCCGCCTCACGGAGGTGGCCAAGCAGGTGGCGGACTCCGGGGACCTTTCCCACCGGGTGGCCCCGGGAGGGGGCGGGGAGCTCAAGTCCCTGGCCCAGGCCTTCAACCATATGCTGGAGCGGCTTGAGGCCTTCTTGGAAAGGGAGCGCCGTTTTACCCGAGATGCCGCCCACGAGCTGAGAACCCCGGTGGCGGCGGCCTTGGCTCAGCTGGAGGCGGCGGAGGCCGGCTACCTTCCCCGGGAAGAGGTCCAAGAGGCGGTCAAGGAAGAGCTTCTGCGCATGAAGCGCCTGGTGGAGGCTCTCTTGGTCCTGGCCCGGGAGGGGCGGGTGGAGAGGATTCCCCTGGACCTGGCCCAGCTGGCCCGCCAGGAGGCCGAGGCCTTCGGCGTGCCCTACCGGGGTCCGGAAAGCCTCCCTTTCCAGGGGAATCCCCTGCTCCTTGCCCAGGCCCTGCGCAACCTCCTGCAAAACGCCTTCCTCCACGGGGAGGGGAAGGGGGTGGAGGTGGTGTTGCGGCTGGAAGGGGAGGGAGTGGTCTTGGAGGTGCAGGACCAGGGGCCAGGGATGCCCGAGGCGGCCCTCAAGGAGGCGGGAAGACCCTTCTTCCGCGCCTCCCCAAGCCCGGGGGAGGGGCTTGGCCTCTCCGTGGCCAAGAAGGTGGCCGAGGCCCATGGGGGACGCCTAGAACTTTTGCCCCATCACCCCACAGGGCTTAGGGCGGGGCTCCGCCTTCCCCTTAACCCCGGGCTAACCCCGCAGCCGTAG
- a CDS encoding response regulator transcription factor: MQVLLLEDEPHLGRAVEGALRAQGYGVRWTKGLEEAREAFLELEPDLMVLDVRLPEDPDGGFRFGEEVRLAGYKGPILFLTARDALEDRVRGLDLGGDDYLVKPFHLEEFLARVRALFRRQAEAKASRLRLGDLEVDLAGRAVYHKGQQVNLSLKEFALLEVFLLHPGRVFSPEALAEKVFGDAEKVGAVKVYIHYLRQKLHSQVIRTVPGGYRLGHEP; encoded by the coding sequence GTGCAGGTTCTGCTTTTGGAGGATGAGCCCCACCTGGGCCGGGCGGTGGAGGGGGCTTTAAGGGCCCAGGGCTATGGGGTGCGCTGGACCAAGGGTCTGGAGGAGGCCAGGGAGGCCTTCTTGGAGCTGGAGCCCGACTTAATGGTCCTGGACGTGCGCTTGCCCGAGGATCCCGATGGGGGCTTCCGTTTCGGCGAGGAGGTGCGCCTGGCGGGGTACAAGGGGCCCATCCTTTTCCTCACCGCCCGGGATGCCCTGGAGGACCGGGTAAGGGGTCTGGACCTGGGTGGGGATGACTACCTGGTGAAGCCCTTTCACCTGGAGGAGTTTCTGGCCCGGGTGCGGGCTCTTTTCCGCCGGCAGGCGGAGGCCAAGGCCTCCCGTCTTCGCTTGGGGGACCTGGAGGTGGACCTGGCAGGGCGGGCGGTCTACCATAAGGGCCAGCAGGTGAACCTTTCCCTCAAGGAGTTCGCCCTTTTGGAGGTTTTTTTGCTCCATCCGGGCCGGGTTTTCTCCCCGGAAGCGTTGGCGGAAAAGGTCTTTGGGGATGCGGAGAAGGTGGGAGCGGTGAAGGTGTACATCCACTACCTGAGGCAGAAACTTCATTCGCAGGTCATACGCACCGTGCCCGGGGGGTACCGGCTTGGCCATGAGCCTTAG